A window of the Vigna angularis cultivar LongXiaoDou No.4 chromosome 3, ASM1680809v1, whole genome shotgun sequence genome harbors these coding sequences:
- the LOC108326144 gene encoding uncharacterized protein LOC108326144 produces MEKHVVQIFERKKRIIEQSRQQCLLWEQHIYSKLLLNGIPPPPWLCSSSLHADPQELNKDDLISEVMLSQPQYRVPFPGVYSDLRIERRALEKELNAGVGAYNLPDCSINNGVCASSRPPELDSGAVSPPQNQIETSALEIHQDPALSLAKLQRSKSRQKALELRNSAKAARRLSENGVDDAGFCVGTVSGAVPLTQREERVMESDVVKELHSNIQSCSMKEMEPRDCVTNCSGQIMKSKSSSQKKSNSLNVTSSSLAEGDAPPLDNLNDSLEIVNQPCCVNGSFAVNDERLTKSKNSSLAMKLDSSLGSGKGVEVCNLMQPFTDADSTDVRKVIGCSNGSGGSAVKDGNSCLNKEESSIHNMIKLLRSSCPSPGHDLLMTGGSVESIDKSAPSPQPLISQDPVVSVVGSLSCQNNPDFSMVNRGCSSRSGSGKIEEVLKSSRSNFCESDACSKSAGKKYWNVQLTELDVRRLSSSPKYSKLDIENDRGFAEKDNVAALVASGKMRTVATCSHEGPLRPVSSSNLDGGTLQEGSDYIETVVDKKVLDAQENVPSDVIPIDNIQHTSAAIVGEVDEYFHGLIEDDLSCLSPKFGLNLSMSKQPSDFIMSAKPKQLNFDDVDQRNISGICCPDLKEGQQGVPPGEESLNSLESLNLLGEEISPACESKHNSLGDIPLRKMQEVLIRKEGPHMESRSSHFEEEGITRTTLSAVSPDKEIRTVQNELCVVTSSLLNQSSPSLVVGENSSRSLSEGVMPLKLVSVNSKVKNGGSGARLAYSFSEAVSENDLQKSTDENVTNFTVGSLVSAPLDNVNVSLAEPAPHTLCQDRDLLRQTLLSVGKITSFSADFQILRSSTYDVGNSCPQHKRRKIQREGYVPASSNLLEMSRDYIDQRPASRSLIIKDDNSEIALEVEQFPSEQEEDIGHRYVSNSSTNEMQYNGECQTMEETSLKESKEEKLIVDGRERSEDTLLLAAANPSGFGIDSTIRCNTDEKAPSLHHQVNCGGESVERLSCVEKSTSSRRIYSEGNVKFSACMSASPGMQCLDLVGTDEALPEFEGFIIQTDSAQTCIAGDEMELEMMDLSNSSISNTSVGKSRFMHSPLCRSLTPYKLHNIPELYQSLPNGLLEGLGTGSSLPLSDASPRSLSDYQPNCEGQFTSSVQTLWDRFNSNLGSSGKRKSLKLDLPCITEENEVVDEIADTFQRGIDSQGMAGSNKRKPLAQIVDDANHSLSVLRDDVLAGRRDDVVSTEFNLSGTGSKVKNKLENSNRKRFTRKGKENQNISLGANDVKRTTESVCKRPGRPKLSGKDSMKRGPINNIVSNVSSFVPLVQQKQAAAVVTGKRDIKVKALEAAEAAKRMAEKKENERKMKKEVLRLQREKVELELQKKKREEERKKKEEQIATKKRQREDEEKKEKEKKRKRVNDMKKQLQEHEKVRGKKEQTEIERRTTGEEVQENKKLLDSKEYQKNLRAQDKRECNTVIISENESLAMRDSANHKRKEPCPENSESVNDFNNNGKVIDNLIKEKDDGDLIIENTLQEQSYEISPYKGSDDEDEDEDDMPNNKFIPSWASKHSLSLIVSSQKMDPELIFPQESFCNIAEVLLPRKLQLR; encoded by the exons ATGGAGAAGCACGTCGTGCAGATTTTCGAGCGGAAGAAGCGAATAATCGAGCAGTCGCGTCAACAGTGCCTTCTCTGGGAGCAACACATATACTCCAAACTCCTTCTCAACGGAATCCCTCCTCCTCCGTGGCTGTGCAGTTCTTCCCTTCACGCAGATCCACAAG AGTTAAACAAAGATGACCTCATTTCTGAAGTTATGCTTTCGCAACCGCAATATAGAGTTCCTTTCCCTGGTGTATACAGTGATTTGCGTATTGAACGTCGTGCTTTAGAAAAGGAGTTAAATGCAGGAGTTGGGGCTTATAATTTGCCGGATTGCTCCATCAACAATGGTGTATGTGCCTCAAGTAGGCCTCCAGAATTGGATTCAGGTGCTGTATCACCACCCCAGAATCAGATTGAAACAAGTGCCTTGGAAATTCACCAAGACCCAGCTCTGTCTCTGGCAAAGTTGCAAAGGTCAAAGTCGAGGCAGAAGGCTTTGGAGCTACGTAATAGTGCAAAAGCAGCCAGACGATTGTCAGAGAACGGTGTCGACGACGCTGGTTTCTGTGTTGGCACAGTTTCAGGAGCTGTACCCCTGACTCAACGGGAAGAACGTGTAATGGAGTCAGACGTGGTTAAAGAATTGCATTCCAACATCCAAAGTTGTTCCATGAAAGAAATGGAACCACGTGATTGTGTAACTAATTGCTCTGGCCAGATAATGAAATCTAAAAGCTCGTCTCAGAAGAAATCCAATTCTTTGAATGTTACTAGTTCTTCTTTAGCAGAGGGAGATGCTCCTCCTCTGGATAATTTGAATGATTCATTGGAGATAGTCAACCAACCATGTTGTGTGAATGGAAGTTTTGCCGTCAATGATGAGAGATTAACTAAATCTAAAAATTCTAGCCTGGCGATGAAGCTTGACAGCTCCTTGGGCAGTGGTAAAGGAGTTGAAGTCTGTAATCTTATGCAACCATTTACAGATGCTGACTCAACAGATGTAAGGAAAGTCATTGGTTGCAGCAATGGAAGTGGAGGGAGTGCAGTTAAAGATGGCAACTCCTGCCTCAATAAAGAAGAAAGTAGCATtcataatatgataaaattactTAGAAGTTCTTGCCCATCACCAGGGCATGATCTTTTGATGACTGGTGGTTCTGTAGAGTCTATTGATAAATCAGCGCCATCACCTCAACCTTTAATTTCGCAGGATCCTGTGGTGTCCGTTGTTGGGTCCCTCAGTTGTCAAAACAATCCTGATTTTTCTATGGTAAATAGAGGATGTTCAAGTAGAAGTGGTTCTGGAAAGATTGAAGAAGTATTGAAGTCTTCCAGATCCAATTTCTGTGAAAGTGATGCCTGCTCCAAATCTGCAGGTAAGAAATATTGGAATGTACAGCTTACCGAACTGGATGTTAGAAGGTTATCTTCAAGTCCAAAGTATTCCAAATTAGATATAGAAAATGACAGGGGTTTTGCAGAGAAGGACAATGTTGCCGCACTAGTTGCTTCTGGAAAGATGAGAACTGTGGCTACTTGTTCACACGAAGGACCATTAAGGCCAGTGAGTTCTTCCAATTTAGATGGCGGGACTTTACAAGAAGGATCAGATTACATCGAAACAGTGGTGGATAAAAAAGTCTTGGATGCCCAAGAAAATGTACCATCTGATGTCATTCCTATTGATAATATTCAGCACACGTCTGCTGCAATTGTTGGTGAAGTTGATGAGTACTTTCATGGGTTAATTGAAGACGATCTTTCTTGTCTTAGCCCTAAGTTTGGGCTGAATCTATCAATGTCAAAGCAGCCCTCTGATTTTATTATGTCTGCGAAGCCTAAGCAGCttaattttgatgatgtagATCAGAGAAATATAAGCGGAATTTGTTGTCCTGATTTGAAAGAGGGACAACAGGGAGTGCCACCAGGAGAAGAATCTCTGAATTCGTTGGAATCTTTAAATTTACTCGGAGAGGAAATTTCTCCTGCATGCGAAAGTAAGCACAACTCTTTGGGGGATATACCTTTGAGGAAAATGCAGGAAGTACTGATCAGAAAAGAGGGGCCACATATGGAATCCCGATCAAGCCACTTTGAGGAGGAAGGCATAACTAGGACAACACTAAGTGCTGTATCACCAGACAAAGAGATACGTACGGTGCAGAATGAACTATGTGTTGTTACTTCTTCCTTGCTGAATCAGTCAAGTCCTTCGCTAGTTGTTGGTGAAAATTCATCAAGAAGTTTGTCAGAAGGAGTCATGCCACTCAAACTTGTTTCAGTAAACAGTAAAGTAAAAAATGGTGGAAGTGGTGCTAGGTTGGCATATTCTTTTTCTGAAGCAGTTTCTGAAAATGATCTGCAAAAGTCCACAGATGAGAATGTTACAAATTTCACTGTTGGGTCCTTAGTTTCTGCTCCTTTGGATAATGTGAATGTTAGTTTGGCAGAACCGGCCCCACATACCTTGTGTCAAGATCGTGACTTGTTGCGGCAGACATTGCTCAGCGTTGGAAAAATTACCAGTTTTTCAGCTGACTTCCAGATTTTAAGAAGTTCCACTTATGATGTTGGGAATTCATGTCCGCAGcataaaagaaggaaaattcAAAGAGAGGGATATGTACCTGCCTCTTCAAACCTCTTGGAAATGTCACGTGATTATATTGACCAAAGGCCTGCAAGTAGAAGTTTGATTATTAAAGATGATAACTCGGAGATTGCCCTAGAAGTAGAACAGTTTCCATCTGAACAAGAGGAGGATATAGGCCATAGATATGTGAGTAATAGCTCAACAAATGAAATGCAATACAACGGGGAATGCCAAACAATGGAAGAAACTTCACTGAAAGAGAGCAAAGAAGAG AAGCTTATTGTGGACGGAAGAGAAAGAAGCGAAGACACCCTTCTGTTGGCAGCGGCAAATCCATCAGGTTTTGGTATTGACTCAACGATAAGATGCAACACGGATGAGAAGGCGCCGTCATTGCATCACCAGGTTAATTGTGGAGGAGAAAGTGTAGAACGTCTGAGTTGTGTTGAAAAAAGCACCTCAAGCAGAAGAATTTATTCTGAGGGAAATGTTAAATTCTCAGCTTGTATGTCTGCTTCTCCAGGAATGCAATGCTTGGATTTGGTTGGTACAGATGAGGCTTTACCCGAGTTTGAAGGGTTCATTATTCAAACAGATAGTGCACAGACATGCATCGCTGGAGATGAAATGGAATTGGAAATGATGGATCTTTCAAATAGCTCAATAAGTAATACATCCGTTGGTAAATCTAGGTTTATGCATTCTCCATTGTGCAGATCCTTAACCCCATACAAGTTACATAACATACCTGAGCTCTATCAATCTTTACCTAATGGACTTCTGGAGGGCTTAGGGACAGGCAGTTCTCTTCCTCTAAGCGATGCGAGTCCAAGGTCCCTTTCTGACTACCAACCAAATTGCGAGGGCCAGTTCACTTCTTCAGTTCAAACCCTTTGGGATCGATTTAATTCAAACTTAGGCAGTTCAGGAAAGCGCAAGAGTTTAAAACTAGATCTTCCCTGCATTACCGAAGAAAATGAAGTTGTTGATGAGATTGCTGACACATTCCAAAGGGGCATTGATTCCCAAGGAATGGCTggatcaaataaaagaaaacctCTAGCTCAGATCGTAGATGATGCAAACCATTCTTTATCGGTTTTACGAGATGATGTATTAGCTGGTAGGCGTGATGATGTTGTAAGCACAGAGTTTAATCTGAGCGGAACTGGCAGTAAGGTGAAAAATAAGCTTGAGAATAGCAATAGGAAGAGATTCACAAGAAAGGGGAAGGAGAACCAGAATATATCTCTTGGAGCGAATGATGTCAAGCGGACCACAGAATCAGTCTGCAAAAGGCCCGGTAGGCCAAAGTTATCTGGAAAAGATAGTATGAAACGTGGCCCCATTAACAATATTGTATCCAACGTTTCTTCCTTTGTTCCCTTAGTACAACAAAAACAAGCTGCCGCGGTTGTTACGG GCAAAAGAGACATCAAAGTGAAGGCCCTGGAGGCAGCTGAGGCTGCCAAGCGTATGgcagaaaaaaaagagaacgaGCGCAAGATGAAGAAGGAGGTGTTGCGACTTCAGCGAGAGAAGGTAGAGCTGGAGCtgcagaagaaaaaaagagaggaagaacGAAAGAAAAAGGAGGAACAAATTGCAACAAAGAAGCGACAAAGGGAggatgaagaaaagaaggagaaagagaaaaaaaggaagcGTGTTAATGACATGAAGAAGCAGCTGCAAGAGCATGAGAAGGTACGGGGAAAGAAGGAACAGACAGAAATAGAACGCCGAACTACG GGTGAAGAAGTCCAGGAAAACAAGAAATTGTTGGATTCAAAAGAATATCAGAAGAATTTGCGTGCGCAAGACAAAAGAGAATGCAATACGGTGATTATTTCTGAAAATGAATCGTTGGCCATGAGGGATTCagcaaatcataaaagaaaagaaccGTGTCCGGAAAATTCGGAATCAGTGAATGACTTTAATAATAATGGAAAG GTAATAGACAATTTAATCAAAGAGAAAGATGATGGTGACTTGATAATCGAAAACACACTTCAAGAGCAATCGTACGAGATCTCTCCTTATAAAGGTTCAGATgacgaagatgaagatgaggatgaCATGCCCAATAACAAGTTTATCCCTTCATGGGCAAG CAAGCATAGCCTTTCTCTGATTGTTAGTTCCCAGAAAATGGACCCGGAACTGATTTTTCCCcaggaaagcttttgtaatataGCAGAAG TTCTCCTGCCCCGGAAGCTTCAGTTACGGTAG
- the LOC108324816 gene encoding protein GL2-INTERACTING REPRESSOR 2 encodes MDAKVEAKERKKRSWSEMECAEVDLELRLSVAGSTSSDNLLNAIESATSGTPLSLSYQRACLASKMAIDKNLDDTPKDERPPLIAMGCAICLVYVMVSKAHPKCPICTNSDLINNFQTKPTKKKRTTWY; translated from the exons ATGGATGCTAAG GTTGAAgcaaaggaaagaaagaaaagaagttggaGTGAGATGGAATGTGCAGAAGTTGATTTAGAACTGAGACTATCAGTAGCAGGGTCAACAAGTTCTGATAATTTGCTAAATGCCATAGAATCTGCTACTTCGGGAACTCCATTGTCATTATCGTATCAGAGAGCATGTTTAGCTTCAAAAATGGCAATTGATAAGAATCTTGACGATACTCCAAAAGATGAACGACCACCATTAATTGCAATGGGATGTGCTATTTGTTTGGTTTATGTGATGGTATCCAAAGCTCACCCTAAATGTCCAATCTGCACAAATTCTGATCTTATTAACAACTTTCAAACAAAACctacaaagaaaaaaaggacAACCTGGTATTAA